The Pseudomonadota bacterium genome includes the window CCGGGCCAGCCTCCTCTGCAGGACGCGAGCCGGGCTTGCAGACACGCAGGACATCGAAGCGGCCGCGAGAAAGCCGCCTCTCTCTGAACGCCCGCACAGCGTCCGCGCGTGCGGCCCACGCATCGATGCAGGGCGTTCGCACCGTCGCCGAGGAGGGAACCGCATGTCTTCGAACGCACTCTCGAACCACCTCAAGGAGGCCGTCGCGGCCATTCGCCGCATCGCCGCCGCCGCGCCATCCACCGCACCCGCCAGTGCCGAGAGCTGGCATCCGAAGGTCGGCCTCATCCTCGGATCGGGGCTGGGCGATCTCGCCAACGAAGTCGAGAACGCCGTGCGCATCCCGTATTCGTCGATTCCGCACTTCCCGTCGTCCACCGTGCACGGGCACTCCGGAACCCTGGTGCTGGGCACCCTCGAGGGGCGCAACGTCATGATCTACCAGGGGCGCGTGCACTTCTACGAGGGCTACACCATGCAGCAGATCACGTTCTCTGTGCGCCTGATGAAGGCCATGGGGGCTGACACCATGCTGGTGACGAACGCGGTGGGTGGAATCAGCGAGTTCCTCATCCCGGGCGATCTCGTGGTGATTCGCGACCACATCAACCTCATGGGCACCAACCCACTCATCGGCCCGAACGACGATTCCATCGGCCCCCGCTTCCCGCCCATGGTCGACGCCTACGACCCCGCACTGCGCCAGTACGCGCGCGACGTCGCAAAGTCGCAGGGCTTCGAGATCCGCGAGAGCGTGTACCTGGCCCTCACGGGCCCGAGCTATGAGACCCAGGCCGAGATCAGGGTCTTCAAGCAGATCGGGGCCGACACCGTGGGCATGTCGACGGCGCCGGAGGTCATCGTGGCGCGTCACAGCGGC containing:
- a CDS encoding purine-nucleoside phosphorylase, producing MSSNALSNHLKEAVAAIRRIAAAAPSTAPASAESWHPKVGLILGSGLGDLANEVENAVRIPYSSIPHFPSSTVHGHSGTLVLGTLEGRNVMIYQGRVHFYEGYTMQQITFSVRLMKAMGADTMLVTNAVGGISEFLIPGDLVVIRDHINLMGTNPLIGPNDDSIGPRFPPMVDAYDPALRQYARDVAKSQGFEIRESVYLALTGPSYETQAEIRVFKQIGADTVGMSTAPEVIVARHSGLRVLGISCVTNALHGGYEEAGHEAVVKQAKETGPRFIGLVRGVLANLPAAAPAAAH